A single genomic interval of Pochonia chlamydosporia 170 chromosome 7, whole genome shotgun sequence harbors:
- a CDS encoding NlpC/P60-like cell-wall peptidase (similar to Metarhizium robertsii ARSEF 23 XP_007826030.1), producing MKFTALAFSIAAAVSTVSAYAITADGVNCRSGPSTSHSVVRTYNKGTDVKLQCQEAGESINGDVLWDKTDAGCYVADWYVQTGTSNYVTGKCSGGGGGGSGINGKISRQEIIARGQYWVSKHVPYSMEATYPDQQGTRYRTDCSGFVTMALHATAPGYNTVSLPEIAKPIAWAELQPGDLVGTLGPGTGGAAGHVTLFHSWADPSHNSYNTLECRGGAGCVAYKRPVGWTDGPYTAKPYRYIRVE from the coding sequence ATGAAGTTTACGGCACTGGCGTTCTCCATCGCCGCGGCTGTTTCCACAGTCAGCGCCTACGCCATCACAGCTGACGGTGTCAACTGTCGATCCGGTCCCTCAACCAGCCACTCAGTCGTCCGAACGTACAACAAAGGCACAGATGTCAAGCTGCAGTGCCAAGAAGCAGGGGAATCCATCAACGGAGATGTTCTCTGGGACAAGACTGACGCCGGATGCTATGTTGCTGACTGGTACGTGCAGACCGGCACAAGCAACTATGTCACCGGCAAATgctctggtggtggtggtggaggcagcggcatcaacggcaaGATCAGTCGCCAGGAAATCATCGCCCGTGGCCAATATTGGGTCTCCAAGCATGTCCCTTATTCCATGGAAGCGACCTACCCGGATCAACAGGGCACTCGCTATAGAACAGACTGCTCTGGCTTTGTTACCATGGCGTTACATGCCACTGCTCCGGGTTACAACACCGTGAGCCTCCCCGAGATTGCTAAGCCCATTGCTTGGGCTGAGCTTCAGCCTGGTGACTTGGTCGGTACTCTTGGACCTGGCactggtggtgctgctggccatgtcACCCTTTTCCACTCGTGGGCCGATCCTTCGCACAACTCATACAACACCCTTGAGTGTAGGGGAGGTGCTGGCTGTGTTGCTTACAAGCGACCGGTTGGATGGACTGATGGTCCTTACACCGCTAAGCCTTATAGATACATTCGTGTCGAGTAG
- a CDS encoding acid protease (similar to Glarea lozoyensis ATCC 20868 XP_008079518.1) — MPMGISKHRISIPDHEKGKLGALGIRAEHVGWEPVSHRGFAHEGIDGQWSTFELRVGTPAQNLRVLPGTSSTQTIVVLEQGCRNLDVADCPNSRGSLFNVTASTTWKQIQSGLFMLGVENALGYTDIGKFGHDTVGLGYLGSGGPVVNNSVVAGVNGTEFYLGVLGLNPRPTNFTTQNDPQPSFLQILKNQSSIPSLSYSYTAGAPYRLNRALGSLILGGYDASSFQASGSSYKFFSDQSLDLTIGLQSITTNTTSGDVMLHDGLISMFIDSSVADIYLPLPACQEFEKAFNLTWNSTANLYLIDDALHAHLSNANPTVTFTITTPITGGHSFNVTFPYASFDLKATPPLVKQATRYFPLKRAANDTQYILGRTFLQESYLIVDYERGNFSVHPKVWNASAVSDIIAILPPGSEEPKGKTLGDGAIAGIVIGVLVFVAAIVTAILRYLVLRRRQKTSQSESQETKAELPAVSDSEGIQNSKSPDPTLSELGSALRSELGSPATDVKSELESEVAVRSELGSEGVMRSELVSPAPLSELLSSEIYEMQGSDVPELDDGGRRDGVSAPSVVHKEK, encoded by the exons ATGCCAATGGGCATTTCTAAACACCGAATATCCATCCCGGACCATGAGAAGGGCAAGCTTGGTGCTTTGGGCATTCGTGCTGAGCACGTTGGCTGGGAACCCGTCTCCCATCGCGGTTTCGCCCA TGAAGGAATAGACGGACAGTGGTCGACGTTTGAGCTTCGAGTTGGCACGCCTGCTCAAAATTTGCGCGTCCTACCTGGcacctcatcaacacaaACCATTGTTGTACTGGAGCAGGGCTGCCGAAATCTTGATGTTGCAGATTGCCCCAACAGCAGAGGGTCTCTTTTCAATGTTACAGCGTCAACGACTTGGAAACAAATCCAGTCTGGCTTGTTCATGCTTGGTGTGGAGAATGCTCTTGGATACACAGATATCGGCAAGTTTGGCCATGACACAG TCGGACTCGGCTACTTGGGAAGCGGTGGCCCCGTCGTCAACAACTCGGTCGTGGCTGGTGTGAATGGCACCGAGTTTTACCTTGGCGTCTTAGGATTAAATCCACGACCGAccaacttcaccacccaGAACGATCCCCAGCCTAGCTTCCTACAAATTCTTAAGAATCAGTCTAGCATTCCTAGCCTGTCTTACAGCTACACGGCTGGAGCGCCATATAGACTCAACAGGGCGCTCGGTAGTCTCATTCTTGGTGGCTACGATGCATCATCGTTCCAAGCATCAGGCTCGTCATACAAGTTCTTTAGCGATCAATCACTCGACTTGACGATAGGGTTGCAGTCCATCACTACAAACACGACCTCTGGAGATGTTATGCTACATGATGGGCTCATATCCATGTTCATCGACTCCTCTGTTGCCGATATCTACTTGCCTCTTCCTGCATGCCAGGAGTTTGAAAAGGCATTCAATCTCACATGGAATTCAACAGCAAACCTGTACCTTATCGACGATGCTCTGCACGCGCATCTTTCCAACGCGAACCCAACGGTCACATTTACGATAACTACACCCATTACTGGAGGACACAGCTTTAACGTCACATTTCCATACGCAAGCTTCGATTTAAAGGCCACACCTCCACTTGTGAAACAAGCAACTCGTTACTTTCCACTGAAGAGAGCAGCTAACGACACGCAATACATCCTTGGGAGAACCTTTCTTCAGGAGTCATATCTGATAGTTGACTATGAACGTGGTAACTTTTCAGTGCATCCCAAGGTATGGAACGCAAGTGCCGTGTCTGACATCATTGCTATCCTTCCTCCAGGTAGTGAGGAGCCAAAAGGCAAAACTCTTGGTGACGGGGCAATTGCAGGAATTGTAATTGGCGTTTTGGTATTTGTTGCAGCAATTGTGACGGCTATATTACGGTACCTTGTActtcggcggcggcaaaaGACGTCGCAGTCAGAATCGCAAGAGACCAAGGCCGAACTACCAGCTGTATCTGACAGCGAGGGAATACAGAATTCTAAGAGCCCGGATCCAACATTGAGTGAACTTGGCTCTGCTTTGAGATCAGAACTGGGATCACCTGCCACCGATGTTAAGTCAGAGCTGGAATCTGAGGTTGCTGTGCGTTCTGAATTGGGGTCCGAAGGTGTGATGCGATCTGAGTTGGTTTCGCCAGCGCCGCTTTCAGAGTTGCTGTCGAGTGAGATTTACGAAATGCAGGGCAGTGACGTTCCAGAGTTGGATGATGGAGGGCGGCGGGATGGTGTTTCTGCGCCCTCTGTTGTTCACAAAGAGAAGTGA